In Alteracholeplasma palmae J233, a single genomic region encodes these proteins:
- a CDS encoding MAG1210 family protein, with the protein MGKEETNDSMDIYEPLKEYRSIYKSKHNQNVTDFFDALVLKAQIDQGLNKSTNDKIKKLEKRANTLKSSITKRRILQAFSWIGIIIALVASIYGIMQLVKKITELKSILSLSLGSVALVVLIIVIFKVINPKLKILIKNHDKLRKEIDDLIQEAYQQLEPLNNLFTETMSLELFKKTLPNINMDLVFDSRRLDYLVNKFGLGDLKDLNRSALFIQSGDIKGNPFYLSKELVHELGTKAYTGSITIHWTTTSRSNGKTVTNHHTQTLTETIVRPCPYYTKEIYLVYGNEAAPDLIFSREDSDAEDLNQKQIDKKVSRDIKKLGRKSEKSIKTGGNYTVLGNSEFEVLFGATNRNHETQFRLLFTPLAQKSLLELMKDTEYGYGDDFDFVKHKMINVLYPEHLDHFELKPNPKFFRGYDLEVVKKNFVDFQNEYFRQLYFAFAPVLAIPLYQQHMPHEYIYKDLYDSYVSFYEHESVVNHMNENEFKHPLSTTPNILKTTVNKSKDYKDTITVTAYGYETHNRVDYFTKLGRDGRMHTIPVHWTEYIPVSKDTPIEISVPVEEKELSYQDRIRKVLENTSKQGIDPKEVYKIGLYLAYILKK; encoded by the coding sequence ATGGGAAAAGAAGAAACAAACGATTCTATGGATATTTATGAACCGTTAAAAGAATATCGCTCAATCTATAAAAGTAAACACAATCAAAATGTGACTGATTTCTTTGATGCCTTAGTTTTAAAAGCTCAAATAGATCAAGGATTAAACAAAAGTACGAATGATAAAATAAAAAAATTAGAAAAACGTGCTAATACTTTAAAATCATCCATTACAAAAAGAAGAATCCTTCAAGCATTCTCATGGATAGGAATTATTATTGCCTTAGTTGCATCAATCTACGGCATCATGCAATTAGTTAAAAAAATAACAGAGCTAAAATCTATTCTATCGTTAAGCTTAGGAAGTGTAGCACTAGTTGTATTGATTATCGTTATTTTTAAAGTCATTAATCCAAAACTAAAAATACTCATTAAAAATCATGATAAACTAAGAAAAGAAATAGATGACCTCATACAAGAAGCCTATCAACAATTAGAACCATTAAACAATTTATTTACAGAAACTATGAGTTTAGAGCTCTTTAAAAAAACACTGCCTAACATTAACATGGACCTAGTATTTGATTCTAGAAGACTAGATTACCTAGTCAATAAATTTGGATTAGGAGATCTAAAAGACTTAAATAGATCAGCGCTTTTTATCCAATCAGGAGATATTAAAGGAAATCCCTTTTATTTATCTAAAGAACTTGTTCACGAACTAGGGACAAAAGCTTATACAGGATCAATTACTATCCATTGGACAACAACATCCCGTTCTAATGGTAAAACTGTAACCAATCATCATACCCAAACACTTACAGAAACAATTGTAAGACCTTGCCCATACTATACAAAAGAAATTTACTTAGTATACGGAAATGAAGCGGCACCCGATTTAATATTTAGTAGAGAAGATTCTGATGCAGAAGATTTAAATCAAAAACAAATAGATAAAAAAGTTTCAAGAGACATAAAAAAACTAGGAAGAAAATCTGAAAAGAGTATAAAAACCGGTGGTAATTATACAGTCTTAGGTAATTCAGAATTTGAAGTTCTCTTTGGGGCAACTAACCGTAATCACGAAACTCAATTTAGATTATTATTTACCCCCCTTGCTCAAAAATCACTTCTAGAACTGATGAAAGATACAGAATATGGATATGGCGATGACTTTGATTTTGTGAAACATAAAATGATTAATGTCCTTTATCCAGAACACTTAGATCATTTTGAATTAAAACCAAATCCTAAGTTTTTTAGAGGCTATGACTTAGAAGTAGTTAAGAAAAACTTTGTAGACTTCCAAAATGAGTACTTTAGACAACTATATTTCGCGTTTGCGCCAGTTTTAGCTATTCCTTTATATCAACAACACATGCCACACGAATATATCTATAAAGACCTATATGATAGTTATGTGAGTTTTTATGAACACGAGTCAGTTGTTAATCATATGAATGAAAATGAATTTAAGCATCCATTATCAACAACACCTAATATTTTAAAGACAACGGTTAACAAAAGTAAAGATTACAAAGATACAATTACAGTAACTGCTTATGGATATGAAACACATAATAGAGTAGATTATTTTACGAAACTAGGTAGAGATGGTAGAATGCATACAATTCCTGTTCATTGGACAGAATACATCCCGGTTTCAAAAGATACACCGATTGAGATTAGTGTTCCAGTTGAAGAAAAGGAATTAAGTTATCAAGATAGAATTAGAAAAGTTTTAGAAAATACTTCAAAACAAGGCATTGATCCAAAAGAAGTTTATAAAATAGGCTTATATTTAGCATATATATTAAAAAAGTAA
- a CDS encoding LemA family protein, with product MANELDELNGPVNKQGQDVNVIAKQLPVKVGTGSLIFEICLWILIIPGIIFQIKKVSARNHFKALQQKIQHNASQIDNYLEQRVQILQNVVGIVEKSVDLDKDVMKSVAQFRGGVNPTDENRNEVAGQLDSALRSVRVAFEAYPELKAHRALADAMQQNSYLQKEITAAREVYNDTVLKWNQDIFAWPTKMIVAAKEGYTSRIPFSASEETKQQARSKFF from the coding sequence ATGGCAAATGAATTAGATGAATTAAATGGTCCTGTAAATAAACAAGGACAAGATGTAAATGTAATCGCAAAACAGTTACCTGTAAAAGTGGGTACTGGATCTTTAATTTTTGAAATATGTTTATGGATTCTGATTATACCAGGAATTATCTTCCAAATTAAAAAAGTATCCGCTAGAAACCATTTCAAAGCATTACAACAAAAGATTCAACACAATGCATCACAAATAGATAACTACTTAGAACAAAGAGTTCAAATCTTACAAAACGTTGTAGGAATCGTAGAAAAATCAGTAGATCTAGATAAAGATGTTATGAAGTCAGTAGCACAATTTAGAGGCGGAGTCAATCCAACTGATGAAAACAGAAACGAAGTAGCAGGACAATTAGATTCTGCCTTAAGAAGTGTAAGAGTAGCATTTGAAGCATACCCAGAACTAAAAGCACATCGTGCATTAGCTGATGCGATGCAACAAAACAGTTACTTACAAAAAGAAATTACCGCAGCTCGTGAAGTTTATAATGATACAGTATTAAAATGGAACCAAGATATCTTTGCATGGCCAACTAAAATGATAGTTGCTGCTAAAGAAGGATATACTTCAAGAATTCCTTTTTCTGCAAGTGAGGAAACTAAACAACAAGCGAGATCAAAATTCTTTTAA
- a CDS encoding InlB B-repeat-containing protein produces MKSKRIISFLVIVLSSLILVACKGNEKQKGEISVSFSVDGKIINTITTDKGTTISKPSDPKLKNFEFNGWYTQEVGGVSWVFDVNIVNENRTLYARWKNEETKKVNQIIYKNEVITLDKKHLYINETLKTNELTEYTFTNLQDAISYAESATEDNRLYIYLEPSVYWTSDPDDETIYTKETGLIGLTMPQENLSLIGLDDNPENTIIASNRGQMAGAIGNYNTLAIAHGFNSDGITFANYCNVDLVYPLDTSKNREKRSDTITQAQVITKANSEPMDKWIFKNSRFVSFLNVFSRSDEPHRVYYENCYFQATDDAIGTGDINVFVNSHFKLYSNHPSGSASNILQAYLGSTFEIEFKNPESKSTLFFAKHNNNFVLIDNTFTGNATQFEWTDTVDVDTRHYVHNNTFNGKPLVVSASKSETSVHLTDEMLKAYKIGNTYNVYNLLSGDDNWDPANQKDLFKDELYISHAELLADKTVIDAEKDEILEIKLDLFPNSRNLGTVEWLVDENAVEVISKTNNKIVIKGINSTSRTIKTRIKAILPSGYEAIKTIEILSELLEAPTFKETPTLKIENGTAEVSYKLDMSNDFDDHSIITWYKVKDGRKTEIAVTRFNQPLKVYELTKGEVGYYLEVEVEGKHHSSYPQEKVTIESRTILESDVTSDIIETDFSHISTKRQDEIIDNTWYLDTYRPVDLGSEFKWDPDQENSWEYNKGSHGAASLYGLMTTGRGARLLYNQSGSYNDMKVTLALTPHKTAGQGFGSATGQYMDIYIKYDAHTQTGYGVRIERTPDHTDAVKFTLYQFINGVGTALKEGMFTTAFMPNAKVELSVIGNILSVKATTQTEQSASQKEKGLSPEVNISVEITGNNFGGFGVQHTGTVSSGNRTMLESVKIEATKNN; encoded by the coding sequence ATGAAAAGCAAAAGAATTATAAGTTTTCTAGTGATAGTTTTAAGTTCTTTAATATTGGTTGCCTGTAAAGGTAACGAGAAACAAAAAGGAGAAATCAGTGTTTCATTCAGTGTTGATGGTAAAATCATAAATACAATCACTACTGATAAAGGCACTACGATATCAAAACCTTCAGATCCTAAACTCAAAAACTTTGAATTTAATGGGTGGTATACCCAAGAAGTGGGTGGCGTATCGTGGGTATTTGATGTAAATATTGTAAATGAGAACCGTACATTATACGCAAGATGGAAAAACGAAGAGACTAAAAAAGTTAACCAAATTATCTATAAAAATGAAGTTATTACTCTAGATAAAAAACATCTTTATATTAATGAAACACTCAAAACCAATGAATTAACAGAGTATACATTTACAAACTTACAAGACGCTATTTCTTATGCAGAAAGTGCAACCGAAGACAATCGTTTATATATCTATTTAGAGCCTAGTGTATATTGGACAAGTGACCCTGATGATGAAACAATTTATACAAAAGAAACAGGGCTTATTGGACTTACTATGCCTCAGGAAAACCTAAGCCTTATAGGATTAGATGATAATCCAGAAAATACGATTATCGCAAGCAATAGAGGTCAAATGGCAGGCGCTATTGGTAACTATAACACATTAGCCATTGCTCATGGCTTCAACTCAGATGGCATTACTTTTGCCAATTATTGTAACGTTGATTTAGTGTATCCTTTAGATACAAGTAAAAATAGAGAAAAAAGAAGTGACACTATTACACAAGCTCAAGTGATCACTAAAGCTAATAGTGAACCTATGGATAAATGGATTTTTAAGAATTCAAGATTCGTTAGTTTCTTAAATGTATTTTCAAGAAGTGATGAACCACATCGTGTTTATTATGAAAACTGTTACTTCCAAGCAACCGATGATGCTATTGGAACAGGTGATATTAACGTATTTGTTAATTCACACTTTAAACTATATAGTAACCACCCAAGTGGTAGTGCTTCAAATATTTTACAGGCTTATTTAGGATCTACCTTTGAAATCGAATTTAAAAACCCAGAAAGTAAATCAACGCTCTTTTTCGCAAAGCATAACAATAATTTTGTTTTAATTGATAATACATTTACTGGAAATGCAACGCAATTTGAATGGACTGATACTGTAGATGTGGATACACGTCATTATGTTCATAATAATACTTTTAATGGTAAACCGCTTGTAGTAAGTGCATCTAAGAGTGAAACAAGTGTTCACTTAACAGATGAAATGTTAAAAGCTTATAAAATAGGTAATACCTATAACGTGTATAATTTATTAAGTGGTGATGATAATTGGGATCCGGCTAATCAAAAAGACCTATTTAAAGATGAATTATATATTTCACATGCTGAACTATTAGCTGATAAAACAGTTATAGATGCAGAAAAAGATGAAATATTAGAAATTAAATTAGACCTATTCCCTAATAGTAGAAACTTAGGAACAGTAGAATGGCTTGTGGACGAAAATGCGGTTGAAGTAATATCTAAAACAAATAATAAAATTGTTATTAAAGGAATTAACTCAACAAGCAGAACTATCAAAACAAGAATTAAAGCAATACTTCCATCAGGATATGAAGCAATTAAAACAATAGAAATTCTTTCAGAGTTATTAGAAGCTCCAACGTTCAAAGAAACACCAACATTAAAAATTGAAAATGGAACTGCTGAAGTATCATATAAACTTGATATGAGTAATGATTTTGATGATCATAGTATCATTACATGGTATAAAGTAAAAGATGGTAGAAAAACAGAAATAGCTGTTACCAGATTTAATCAACCATTAAAAGTTTATGAACTTACTAAAGGTGAAGTTGGATACTATCTAGAAGTAGAAGTTGAAGGAAAACATCACTCAAGCTATCCTCAAGAAAAAGTTACTATAGAAAGCAGAACTATTTTAGAAAGTGATGTCACTAGTGATATCATAGAAACAGACTTTTCTCATATATCAACAAAAAGACAAGATGAAATTATAGATAATACTTGGTACTTAGATACGTATAGACCAGTAGATTTAGGATCAGAGTTTAAATGGGATCCAGACCAAGAAAACTCATGGGAATATAATAAAGGTAGTCATGGAGCAGCATCATTATATGGCTTAATGACAACAGGAAGAGGCGCTAGATTATTATATAATCAAAGTGGATCATACAATGATATGAAAGTAACATTAGCATTAACACCACATAAAACAGCTGGACAAGGTTTTGGTAGTGCAACAGGGCAATATATGGATATATATATTAAATATGATGCACATACACAAACAGGTTATGGGGTTAGAATTGAAAGAACTCCAGACCATACTGATGCGGTTAAATTTACATTGTATCAATTTATAAATGGTGTTGGTACAGCTCTTAAAGAAGGCATGTTTACAACAGCCTTCATGCCAAATGCAAAAGTAGAACTATCAGTAATTGGTAATATCTTAAGTGTTAAAGCAACTACACAAACTGAGCAATCAGCAAGCCAAAAAGAAAAAGGACTTTCACCTGAAGTAAATATTTCAGTAGAAATAACTGGTAATAACTTTGGTGGTTTTGGTGTACAACATACTGGAACTGTAAGTTCAGGTAATAGAACAATGCTTGAAAGTGTTAAGATTGAGGCAACTAAAAACAATTAA
- a CDS encoding helix-turn-helix domain-containing protein, with protein MDNKRISELLRSLRKAKGYTQQQVADALHISPKTVSKWENAEGIPDITIISSVAELYEITIDELLKGKIQQEQKEPKKTPRLFNALKSRVLGELSTYIYIAIIAQVALIIIATIVGLLVKESKLILFGVISGLGIGVSSVIVLMGRAKYKNQVLFEEDENIIYAYDQTKNSAKKMLYYYLVVTVVLGMLSFYFPLAIGIFEEIEYVIVFSDIFSMICIVISTAVVLIYIQKNLYESNNQSKYLSYFKLFIILMTVYSIHFMINGIVVQEVYRIKLIPNYWFKWETTYFGLIHFASFISVILGAFFVFIKKRYLYILPMLLIVNIFSSIPLYLDTPKGTQLSPSMYAFTGSFVYICLFISAIISFRKAKEIDL; from the coding sequence ATGGACAACAAAAGAATTTCAGAATTACTTAGATCACTGAGAAAAGCAAAAGGCTATACCCAGCAGCAAGTTGCTGATGCTCTACATATTTCACCTAAAACAGTTTCAAAATGGGAAAATGCGGAAGGCATTCCGGATATAACAATAATCTCTTCTGTTGCAGAACTTTATGAGATTACAATCGATGAACTTTTAAAGGGGAAGATTCAACAAGAACAAAAAGAACCTAAAAAAACACCTAGACTATTTAATGCTTTAAAATCAAGAGTATTAGGTGAGCTTAGTACCTATATTTATATAGCAATTATTGCACAAGTTGCTTTGATTATTATAGCAACTATCGTGGGGCTCTTAGTAAAAGAATCTAAGTTAATCTTATTTGGAGTTATTTCAGGACTTGGTATTGGAGTAAGTAGTGTTATTGTTTTAATGGGAAGAGCTAAATATAAAAACCAAGTTTTATTTGAAGAAGATGAAAATATTATTTATGCATATGATCAAACAAAAAATAGTGCTAAAAAAATGCTTTATTACTATTTAGTCGTTACAGTTGTACTAGGAATGCTTAGTTTTTACTTTCCTCTTGCTATAGGTATTTTTGAGGAAATAGAGTATGTTATAGTTTTTTCAGATATTTTTTCAATGATTTGTATTGTGATTTCTACTGCAGTTGTTCTCATTTATATTCAGAAAAATCTTTATGAATCAAACAATCAGAGTAAGTACCTATCGTATTTTAAATTGTTTATTATCCTAATGACTGTATATAGTATACATTTTATGATCAACGGTATTGTTGTCCAAGAGGTATATCGAATCAAGTTAATACCTAATTATTGGTTCAAGTGGGAAACAACATACTTTGGTCTGATTCACTTTGCATCATTTATCAGCGTGATTTTAGGAGCTTTCTTCGTATTTATCAAAAAGAGATATTTATACATACTACCTATGCTTCTAATTGTTAATATTTTTTCAAGTATTCCCTTATATTTAGATACGCCTAAAGGAACACAACTTTCACCATCTATGTATGCATTTACAGGAAGTTTTGTTTATATTTGTTTATTTATTTCAGCAATTATTTCGTTTAGAAAGGCAAAAGAAATTGACTTATAA
- a CDS encoding InlB B-repeat-containing protein — MQRIKKALAVLFIFSLSLVLIACNDTNKEKSEETYTVSFEGTDVENQSVQKDQIVNEPTNVTKEGYTFIGWYEDETYTTVFDFTKKITQDTKIYALFYTSIKTILDLGSKLEHGSVSTDIYFVKGTIKSIANSTYGNMTITDGDQSIFVYGVFGDNDIKFSELTNIPVVGDIIYIKGPIKKFNDDVELNNTKYIKHEKNDTTEKVTVTFAETSLKPMTISKGQTIEEPQQPNKEGFIFAGWYSDKEYTKAYDFKSAIDADITIYAKYIDLTQYAEMDLLSARSQTIGTNVIIKGVVAQITYADKHKPNGVFIVDDTNAMYIFDDKIASEVEIGNYIKVAGTRKNFILEKEQPAAQKHQYEGAIQVADTYLMELTKGNQNFNKDWIPETTIKELHDTKPYDKNITGTIYKVNAFIRKVEGKGFDNYYFNDLDDKTGFYAYTANSGSDFKWLDEYDGQLRTVYLSVINAKSSPSDIIYRVIPMSIEEVYSYNTDYNPEFAVKYRAKEQFTNNYLEGYSPEVDLITTVEFETLGIKNTNLTYTSSNTEALEFITENNKLTFKVKNKGIITVTITGTYEDKEYQEEIQIEVFSTPNVDIKTIEDILKLEDETEVYVEGNIIASLVNKTGFYIVDQTGIIAVQLVQDEFNKIALGNKVIIKGKKTHDGVKYGKDNQLSSVGQLVIDDAVIIANKYGNHQYESDILIKNKTLSDFINLKATEEHTDKVYLLEAKIEYKETPFSSNYLLTEGKNSLNIYSANGGQLSFLEPYKDQTVQVEFAVVNWNGKTAGAVLAVIIDGQRIPNPSNF, encoded by the coding sequence ATGCAAAGAATCAAAAAAGCTTTAGCTGTTTTATTTATTTTTTCTTTATCACTTGTATTAATCGCATGTAATGATACAAATAAAGAAAAAAGCGAAGAAACATATACTGTTTCATTTGAAGGAACTGATGTAGAGAATCAATCAGTTCAAAAAGATCAAATCGTAAATGAGCCAACTAATGTAACAAAGGAAGGTTATACATTTATTGGTTGGTATGAAGATGAAACTTATACAACCGTATTTGATTTCACTAAAAAAATAACGCAAGATACCAAAATCTATGCTTTATTTTATACCTCAATCAAAACTATTCTAGATTTAGGAAGTAAACTAGAACATGGATCAGTATCAACTGATATATACTTTGTTAAAGGAACAATTAAATCTATCGCTAATTCAACATATGGTAATATGACGATTACTGATGGTGATCAAAGTATTTTCGTATATGGTGTCTTTGGTGATAATGATATTAAGTTTTCAGAGCTAACTAATATTCCTGTAGTAGGAGATATCATTTATATCAAAGGGCCAATCAAAAAATTCAATGATGATGTAGAACTTAATAATACAAAATATATCAAACATGAAAAAAATGATACAACTGAAAAAGTAACAGTCACATTTGCAGAAACTAGTTTAAAACCGATGACAATTTCTAAAGGTCAAACAATTGAAGAGCCACAACAACCAAATAAAGAAGGATTTATCTTTGCAGGTTGGTATAGTGATAAAGAATATACTAAAGCATATGATTTTAAAAGTGCAATTGATGCAGATATCACCATCTATGCTAAATATATTGATTTAACTCAATATGCAGAAATGGATCTTCTATCAGCAAGAAGTCAAACTATAGGAACAAATGTTATTATTAAAGGAGTAGTTGCACAAATTACTTATGCAGATAAGCATAAACCAAATGGAGTATTCATAGTAGATGATACGAATGCAATGTATATCTTTGATGACAAAATTGCATCTGAAGTTGAAATTGGAAACTATATAAAAGTAGCAGGAACTAGAAAAAACTTTATTTTAGAAAAAGAACAACCAGCAGCACAAAAACACCAATATGAAGGTGCTATTCAAGTAGCAGATACATACTTAATGGAATTGACTAAAGGCAACCAAAACTTTAATAAAGACTGGATTCCAGAAACAACTATCAAAGAATTACATGACACAAAACCTTATGACAAGAATATCACAGGAACTATTTATAAAGTAAATGCCTTTATAAGAAAAGTTGAAGGAAAAGGTTTTGACAATTATTACTTCAATGATTTAGATGACAAAACAGGCTTTTACGCATATACAGCTAATAGTGGATCTGACTTTAAATGGTTAGATGAATATGATGGACAACTAAGAACAGTCTATTTATCAGTGATTAATGCAAAATCTAGTCCAAGTGATATTATATACCGTGTGATACCAATGAGTATCGAAGAAGTCTATTCTTACAATACAGATTATAATCCAGAATTTGCGGTTAAATATAGAGCAAAAGAACAATTTACGAATAACTACTTAGAAGGATACTCACCAGAGGTAGATCTTATCACAACAGTTGAATTTGAAACGCTAGGTATTAAAAACACAAATTTAACATATACTTCAAGTAATACAGAGGCACTTGAATTTATTACTGAAAATAATAAACTTACCTTTAAAGTTAAAAATAAAGGTATCATAACAGTTACTATCACAGGAACTTATGAAGATAAAGAATATCAAGAAGAAATTCAAATAGAAGTATTCTCTACTCCGAATGTAGACATTAAGACAATTGAAGATATTCTAAAATTAGAAGATGAAACAGAAGTTTATGTAGAAGGAAATATTATTGCTTCTTTAGTCAATAAAACAGGATTCTATATAGTTGATCAAACAGGTATTATCGCAGTTCAATTAGTTCAAGATGAATTTAATAAAATAGCTTTAGGAAATAAAGTTATTATTAAAGGTAAAAAGACACACGATGGTGTAAAATATGGAAAAGATAATCAATTAAGTTCAGTAGGCCAACTAGTGATTGATGATGCAGTTATTATCGCTAACAAATATGGTAATCACCAATATGAATCAGATATCCTAATTAAAAATAAAACTCTTAGTGACTTTATCAATTTAAAAGCAACTGAAGAACATACAGATAAAGTATATTTATTAGAGGCTAAGATTGAATATAAAGAAACACCATTTTCATCAAATTATTTACTAACAGAAGGTAAGAATAGTTTA